One Bdellovibrio bacteriovorus str. Tiberius DNA segment encodes these proteins:
- a CDS encoding TolC family protein, with product MKKNKIIQWGAKFLICGTFLHGASASALTLNEYLDQVKGDSTAYKGSAEQSEGAQLKSREADLIFTPKLFAEARWGYDGKPGNPKMYDEVKSQYYSLGVSQQFSFGLQTKLSYDLNRTQFEGLAPTSPINPSKYWDATPKLELSMPLWANGFGRTAQANEEALRAQNIAEKFSSQGQSLNILAGAEAAYWKLAAWQDVVTIQEQAKQAAQSILDYVSRKKRMNLGEEADVLQARALVEARTLELQVAQNEYLEAQRMFNKFLNREANAKVEALEKVNYKSLEQLNIPGARPGSRADVEATNAQLAAARANAVITLERNRPSLDIYGNYAMNGRDEEYNEAMKESGRTDQDTAFVGVRFSMPLNIGAASDTKAGARKAERAAELNREYAYYAQEIDWTNLTRNLQDARDNLRLLSRIEDAQKAKLENERTRLRQGRTTTYQVLLFEQDYTTSAISKVKSAANILGLQAQIKLYQASPEGGK from the coding sequence ATGAAAAAAAACAAGATCATACAATGGGGAGCTAAGTTCCTCATCTGTGGGACTTTTTTGCACGGAGCTTCGGCCTCCGCACTGACCCTGAACGAGTATCTCGATCAGGTGAAAGGTGACAGCACGGCCTATAAAGGAAGTGCTGAGCAGTCTGAAGGTGCCCAGTTAAAATCCCGTGAAGCAGATTTGATCTTCACCCCGAAGCTTTTCGCAGAAGCCCGCTGGGGTTATGACGGCAAGCCCGGCAATCCTAAAATGTATGACGAAGTGAAAAGTCAGTACTACTCCCTGGGTGTAAGCCAGCAGTTCAGCTTCGGTCTTCAAACCAAGTTGTCCTATGATCTGAATCGCACCCAATTTGAAGGACTGGCGCCGACGTCTCCTATTAATCCATCCAAATACTGGGATGCGACTCCGAAACTGGAGCTTTCCATGCCTTTATGGGCGAACGGCTTCGGTCGTACCGCTCAGGCCAATGAAGAAGCTTTAAGAGCTCAGAACATCGCTGAAAAATTCTCAAGCCAGGGTCAATCCCTGAACATTCTTGCCGGTGCCGAAGCCGCTTATTGGAAGCTTGCAGCCTGGCAGGATGTGGTGACGATTCAAGAGCAGGCAAAACAAGCTGCGCAAAGTATCTTGGATTATGTCAGCCGTAAAAAAAGAATGAATCTGGGTGAAGAAGCTGACGTTCTGCAGGCACGTGCGCTGGTTGAAGCACGTACTTTGGAACTGCAGGTGGCTCAGAATGAATATTTGGAAGCTCAACGCATGTTCAATAAATTCCTGAACCGCGAAGCCAATGCCAAAGTGGAAGCTCTTGAAAAGGTGAACTATAAATCACTGGAACAGCTGAACATCCCGGGTGCTCGTCCTGGCAGCCGCGCTGATGTTGAAGCGACCAACGCTCAGTTGGCAGCAGCCCGCGCCAATGCCGTGATCACTTTGGAAAGAAACCGTCCTTCTTTGGACATTTACGGCAACTATGCAATGAATGGCCGTGATGAAGAATATAACGAGGCGATGAAAGAATCCGGCAGAACGGATCAGGACACAGCTTTTGTGGGTGTTCGTTTTAGCATGCCTTTGAACATCGGTGCGGCGTCTGACACTAAAGCCGGTGCTCGCAAAGCGGAACGCGCAGCCGAGCTGAACCGCGAATACGCTTACTATGCACAGGAAATCGACTGGACCAATTTGACCCGCAATCTGCAGGATGCCCGCGATAACCTTCGTTTGTTGTCTCGCATTGAAGATGCCCAGAAAGCGAAGCTTGAAAACGAGCGCACTCGCCTTCGTCAGGGTCGTACAACGACGTATCAGGTTCTGTTGTTTGAACAGGACTATACAACGTCCGCAATCAGCAAAGTAAAATCAGCAGCAAACATTCTTGGTTTGCAAGCACAGATCAAACTTTACCAAGCCTCTCCTGAAGGAGGGAAATAG
- a CDS encoding TetR/AcrR family transcriptional regulator has protein sequence MSDTSQLKTVQDESSDSQKGKKRDRSASEERLIAAGIEIFSKHGYDGSTTKLIAKKADVNESLIGRYFDGKEGLLLTIVERFIEEMRNEELEYPPQETLADELVKYVEFKVAKSHERDCLGKIIICQCLTDNKFRKKALERIPMFADPKLVARMARFQQQGQIKDNITSDEIAEEIETYLHGAFLFDLILSETPEEEVVKSARRFIGHYTAGITKP, from the coding sequence ATGTCTGACACATCTCAACTTAAGACTGTTCAGGACGAAAGTTCTGATAGCCAAAAGGGCAAAAAGCGTGACAGAAGTGCTTCTGAAGAGCGCCTGATTGCTGCGGGCATCGAAATCTTCTCTAAGCATGGTTATGATGGCTCCACTACTAAGTTGATTGCCAAAAAAGCGGACGTTAACGAGTCGTTGATTGGGCGTTACTTTGATGGCAAGGAAGGTTTGCTGCTTACCATCGTTGAACGCTTCATCGAAGAAATGCGCAATGAAGAACTCGAATACCCGCCTCAGGAAACCCTGGCGGATGAGCTCGTCAAATACGTCGAATTCAAAGTGGCAAAAAGCCATGAACGCGACTGTCTTGGTAAAATCATCATCTGCCAATGCCTGACAGACAATAAGTTCCGTAAAAAAGCATTGGAGCGCATTCCGATGTTCGCCGATCCGAAGCTGGTTGCCCGTATGGCTCGCTTCCAACAGCAGGGTCAGATCAAAGACAACATCACCTCAGATGAGATCGCTGAAGAAATCGAAACCTATCTGCACGGCGCCTTCCTGTTTGACCTGATTCTTTCCGAAACCCCGGAAGAGGAAGTCGTGAAAAGTGCCCGTCGATTCATCGGGCACTACACTGCCGGGATCACCAAACCCTAG
- a CDS encoding sigma-54 interaction domain-containing protein gives MNENNSTTVLPSSQNANQVMWNTNQTSKVVENKTIVYQSEVMGSLMKMIDRVAPSQANILVLGESGTGKELIARSIHERSGRKNKPFVAINCGALRETLLESELFGHEKGSFTGAYNRKIGLAEAANGGTLFLDEIGELDPAIQAKLLRFIQEGEVYRVGGKDPIKVDIRLICATNRELDQEVTRGNFREDLFYRINTIVVSAPPLRRRKEDIPALVNHFLNNSQHAYLNRGRSVNEEAMKALIRYEWPGNIRELQNVCERLQILSDGHMIMLNDIPENIRNGEAEKDVIAYDPAMTLHELEKRYILKALAHFGGNKTQAANNLGITIKTLYNKLHEYGEFEKFAVHTKPMK, from the coding sequence ATGAACGAAAACAACTCAACGACTGTTTTGCCCTCTTCTCAGAATGCAAACCAAGTTATGTGGAACACAAATCAAACTTCCAAAGTGGTTGAAAACAAGACCATCGTCTATCAGTCCGAAGTGATGGGCAGTTTGATGAAGATGATCGACCGTGTAGCTCCATCCCAAGCTAACATCCTTGTGTTGGGTGAGTCCGGAACAGGTAAAGAGCTTATCGCTCGTTCCATCCATGAGCGTTCTGGCCGTAAGAACAAACCTTTCGTTGCGATCAACTGCGGTGCTCTTCGTGAGACATTGCTTGAGTCTGAGCTGTTTGGTCACGAAAAAGGTTCCTTCACTGGCGCTTACAACCGCAAAATCGGTTTGGCTGAAGCGGCTAACGGCGGGACTCTGTTCCTGGATGAAATCGGTGAATTGGATCCGGCGATCCAGGCTAAACTTTTGCGCTTCATTCAGGAAGGCGAAGTTTACCGCGTAGGTGGCAAAGACCCAATCAAAGTTGATATTCGTCTGATCTGTGCGACCAACCGTGAGTTGGACCAGGAAGTGACTCGTGGCAACTTCCGTGAGGACTTGTTCTATCGTATCAACACGATCGTGGTAAGCGCTCCGCCTCTGCGTCGTCGTAAGGAAGACATCCCTGCATTGGTGAATCACTTCCTGAACAATTCCCAGCACGCCTACCTGAACCGTGGTCGTTCTGTGAATGAAGAAGCGATGAAGGCTCTGATTCGCTATGAGTGGCCGGGTAACATCCGTGAACTTCAGAACGTGTGTGAAAGACTTCAGATCCTGTCTGACGGTCACATGATCATGCTGAATGATATCCCGGAAAACATCCGTAACGGTGAAGCTGAAAAAGACGTTATCGCTTACGATCCTGCGATGACTTTGCATGAGCTTGAAAAGCGTTACATCCTGAAAGCGTTGGCTCACTTCGGTGGCAACAAAACTCAGGCTGCAAACAACCTGGGTATCACGATCAAGACCCTTTATAACAAACTTCATGAGTACGGCGAATTCGAAAAATTCGCGGTTCACACGAAGCCAATGAAATAG
- a CDS encoding tyrosine-type recombinase/integrase has translation MAKAFKLSENIDKYLKYMTFIKSASPLTIKHYSLDLMQAFDYENPSIKAKSISESELLSTARAAFNQWAHLSLASRNRKAATLKSFFSWAFEESLTEKDLSMQITCPKVPKKLPHFVSVDEALSVLKSFDSETKIPLKEKVLFLLLYGGGLRVSEACNLKWNEVQTTQKVLRVKGKGSKERVVALPSLTVDVLLKWKKESSFDEYVFGEKPLNSRTAYEMVRQSGIRAGLLKPLHPHALRHSFATHLLSSGANLRTLQELLGHESLQATEKYTHLGIDQLARTMENLHPLGKGK, from the coding sequence ATGGCGAAGGCATTTAAGCTTTCCGAAAATATAGATAAATACCTGAAATACATGACTTTTATTAAGTCTGCATCCCCCCTTACAATCAAACACTATTCCCTGGATCTGATGCAGGCCTTTGATTATGAAAATCCCTCAATTAAGGCCAAATCTATTTCGGAGTCCGAATTACTATCCACTGCCCGAGCTGCCTTCAACCAGTGGGCGCACTTGTCGCTGGCATCGAGAAATCGCAAGGCGGCCACTCTGAAAAGCTTCTTTTCCTGGGCCTTCGAGGAAAGCCTGACCGAGAAGGATTTGTCGATGCAGATCACCTGCCCCAAAGTCCCGAAGAAGCTTCCGCATTTCGTAAGTGTGGATGAAGCTTTATCTGTCCTGAAAAGCTTTGATAGCGAGACGAAAATTCCTCTGAAGGAAAAAGTTCTGTTTCTGTTGTTATACGGAGGCGGTCTGCGTGTGAGCGAAGCCTGCAATCTGAAGTGGAATGAAGTGCAGACCACCCAGAAAGTTCTGCGCGTGAAGGGAAAAGGCTCTAAAGAGCGTGTTGTCGCCCTGCCCTCTTTGACCGTGGATGTTTTGCTGAAGTGGAAAAAAGAAAGTTCATTTGACGAATACGTCTTTGGCGAAAAGCCGCTGAATTCCCGCACTGCTTACGAGATGGTTCGCCAAAGTGGCATTCGCGCCGGGCTTTTAAAGCCCCTGCATCCCCACGCTCTTCGCCATAGTTTTGCGACCCACTTACTAAGCAGCGGAGCGAATCTGCGCACTCTGCAAGAACTTCTGGGTCACGAAAGCCTGCAAGCCACAGAAAAGTACACCCATCTGGGCATCGACCAGCTGGCTCGCACCATGGAAAACCTGCATCCATTAGGTAAAGGAAAGTAA
- the recO gene encoding DNA repair protein RecO, with product MTQAQNRFIILKKMKYSESDLILHAISTQGEKLSFMARGALKSKKRFGGGVLEPTHFVSLTYKQSAEEGKLHVLQEATLINDFAGLRTDYDRLELALHILECVSKVSQEGDRHSEFLFNLLGHTLRALETAQDPLIVKMHFYLKFLLQQGVVDAEPWMAPFLKTNMADSNQLVSYRQTVDDELKNVEQMVRHYIVNATL from the coding sequence GTGACCCAAGCCCAGAATCGCTTCATTATTCTCAAGAAAATGAAATACTCCGAATCGGATCTGATTCTGCATGCCATTTCCACTCAAGGCGAAAAGCTGTCCTTCATGGCCCGGGGAGCGCTGAAAAGCAAAAAACGTTTCGGCGGTGGCGTGCTGGAACCCACTCATTTTGTCAGCCTGACTTACAAACAATCCGCGGAAGAAGGCAAACTGCACGTCCTGCAGGAAGCAACGCTGATCAACGATTTTGCCGGACTTCGCACGGACTATGACCGTCTGGAGCTGGCTTTGCACATCTTGGAATGTGTCAGCAAAGTCAGTCAGGAAGGCGACCGGCATTCCGAGTTCCTGTTCAACCTTCTGGGGCACACGCTGCGCGCGCTTGAAACGGCCCAGGATCCGCTGATCGTGAAAATGCATTTCTATCTGAAGTTTCTGCTGCAGCAGGGTGTGGTGGATGCCGAACCCTGGATGGCGCCTTTTCTTAAGACCAACATGGCCGACAGCAATCAGCTGGTGTCCTATCGTCAGACTGTGGATGATGAACTGAAGAACGTTGAACAGATGGTTCGTCACTATATCGTGAACGCCACTCTTTAA
- a CDS encoding fatty acid desaturase, protein MTKKRIEWPVALFLVLNPLITLILAPIYFYNFGFQWDILLFALIFAAATNLGITAGYHRLFSHKSYDAHPLVKALFLLVGASAFQGSALKWSSDHRRHHTHIDGEKDPYNINEGFWYAHMGWMFFKDSVDQKIHAPDLEKDWMVKFQNDHYVPIAILTGFIFPMLVGWAMGSWLGGLVIAGGLRIALTQQSTFFINSLCHTLGKQTYSKEISARDSWFVAILTHGEGYHNFHHKFQIDYRNGIKWYHWDPTKWVIRTLSAMGLATKLRQISNVEILKARLQAEAAELTKHGFAEEKLAQMKEKILEAQNKMKKLREDYEQFKLDAVRKREELKEAYDHKLEELRRDMEIAKLEFQMGMKQWRVYLRSV, encoded by the coding sequence ATGACTAAAAAACGTATTGAATGGCCAGTGGCTTTATTTTTGGTTCTAAACCCACTGATCACTCTCATCCTGGCTCCCATTTACTTCTACAACTTCGGCTTCCAATGGGACATTCTTCTTTTCGCTTTGATTTTTGCTGCGGCTACAAATCTGGGTATTACTGCGGGTTATCACCGTTTGTTCTCTCATAAAAGCTACGATGCTCACCCACTGGTAAAAGCTCTGTTCCTTTTGGTCGGTGCTTCCGCTTTCCAGGGTTCTGCATTGAAATGGTCCTCCGATCACCGTCGTCACCACACACACATTGACGGCGAAAAAGATCCTTACAACATCAACGAAGGCTTCTGGTACGCCCACATGGGCTGGATGTTCTTCAAGGACTCTGTAGATCAGAAAATCCACGCTCCGGATCTTGAGAAAGACTGGATGGTGAAATTCCAAAACGATCACTATGTTCCAATCGCGATCCTGACGGGCTTCATCTTCCCGATGCTGGTGGGCTGGGCGATGGGCTCTTGGTTGGGTGGTCTGGTGATCGCAGGTGGCCTGCGCATCGCTTTGACTCAACAATCCACTTTCTTCATCAACTCTCTTTGCCATACTTTGGGCAAACAGACTTATTCCAAAGAAATCTCTGCCCGTGACTCTTGGTTCGTGGCGATTCTGACTCATGGTGAGGGTTACCATAACTTCCACCACAAGTTCCAGATCGACTACCGCAACGGGATCAAATGGTACCACTGGGATCCAACTAAATGGGTGATCCGCACTTTAAGCGCCATGGGTCTGGCGACCAAGCTTCGCCAGATCTCTAACGTTGAGATTCTTAAAGCCCGCCTGCAGGCTGAAGCAGCCGAACTGACCAAACACGGTTTCGCTGAAGAAAAACTGGCACAAATGAAAGAAAAGATCCTGGAAGCGCAGAACAAAATGAAGAAACTGCGCGAAGACTATGAACAGTTCAAGTTGGATGCTGTTCGCAAACGTGAAGAACTGAAAGAAGCTTACGATCACAAACTGGAAGAACTTCGCCGTGACATGGAAATTGCCAAACTGGAATTCCAGATGGGCATGAAACAATGGCGCGTGTATCTGCGCTCTGTCTAG
- a CDS encoding dioxygenase family protein has protein sequence MEIKRLSRRELIKYGGIALFGAAAGGVLAGCSQTNFSNAVADGAESVSDGNGGSCAQIPSETAGPYPAHDDSAINVLRLNGIVRSDIRSSLNTGGYTGSSTATGVPLTLTLNLLDVNASCAPLAGYAIYLWHCDINGKYSMYSSGVTSETYLRGVQQTDSNGSVTFQTIFPGCYDGRMTHIHFEIYPSMAEAVDDSYIVRTSQLTFPLATSSSVYNNASGYSASKTNFNKISFATDNVFSDGTAYQMASIQSGNYSSGFVASLDVGIKA, from the coding sequence ATGGAAATCAAAAGACTGTCTCGCAGAGAGCTGATCAAATACGGTGGAATCGCCCTTTTCGGAGCGGCCGCAGGGGGAGTGCTTGCGGGTTGTTCCCAAACGAACTTTTCCAATGCCGTGGCTGATGGCGCAGAGTCTGTCAGTGATGGCAATGGTGGAAGCTGTGCCCAGATTCCTTCAGAAACTGCGGGACCGTATCCAGCCCATGATGACAGCGCCATCAATGTGCTAAGACTGAACGGCATTGTTCGCAGTGATATTCGCAGCAGTCTGAATACGGGTGGTTATACGGGCAGCTCGACAGCCACCGGGGTGCCTTTGACCCTGACGTTGAATTTGCTTGATGTGAACGCGTCCTGTGCGCCTTTGGCGGGGTATGCGATCTATTTGTGGCATTGTGATATCAACGGCAAGTATTCCATGTATTCATCCGGCGTAACCAGTGAAACTTATCTGCGTGGCGTGCAGCAGACCGACAGCAATGGCAGCGTGACGTTTCAGACGATCTTCCCAGGATGCTATGACGGTCGTATGACCCATATTCATTTCGAGATCTATCCCAGCATGGCCGAAGCTGTGGATGACAGTTATATCGTCAGAACTTCACAGCTGACGTTCCCGCTGGCGACGTCCAGCTCCGTGTACAACAATGCTTCGGGGTATTCGGCCAGCAAAACCAATTTCAACAAAATCAGCTTTGCCACGGACAATGTGTTCAGCGACGGGACCGCTTATCAGATGGCCAGCATCCAGTCCGGAAATTATTCTTCCGGCTTTGTTGCCAGTCTGGATGTCGGGATCAAAGCTTAA
- a CDS encoding YiiX/YebB-like N1pC/P60 family cysteine hydrolase, with protein MKKLVLLGAAAAVGLVTACTSPFKSEVKTYRHPASTDELITGSRKVLADIGNPQVFNARTCAGFVNKVTDYLYYLPADHFLPKNATEVEQLKSVGPEVIDTIFQIRVALHDKLQEFESRNELSKECILEMREGFQYARFSEEYLLDWLYTNKVFTFKKTPIMVNSKPDTWTNPKFSGFELKSGDVLLIRGKSYVSAMIARISDEEGNFSHLAVVGEDKAGKKYIVEALIQYGVIVTPLEKWRQAEDARVALYRQPDEALAKKAARFMYDHAKGALDRKKGIRYDFAMDDDDYSSLFCSEVIRMAYDKASGGQFIVPKYRSTVSKFKNTDYPRSLGVTKTSLFSPYDIEVDPRFDFVAEYRFMPLLRQVRMQDAVMQSVYGWMIDKDYTFHWAPQHSVKAYFAKMVRQFGVAKDTLPKYMPVDSIKTNVQFEAVATLLEKNIYEKEKEFYQKKGYLPSFQDMLAINEAYRVADCKKHQEYRKQPMTVDNKPLPDESKFHWFFYNKSKKCE; from the coding sequence ATGAAGAAGCTCGTTTTATTGGGTGCCGCTGCGGCGGTGGGGTTGGTTACGGCCTGCACATCACCATTTAAATCTGAAGTTAAAACCTATCGTCATCCGGCCAGCACGGATGAGCTGATCACTGGCAGCCGCAAGGTTCTGGCCGACATCGGCAATCCTCAGGTGTTTAATGCCAGGACCTGCGCGGGCTTTGTGAACAAGGTCACCGACTATCTATATTATTTGCCGGCAGATCATTTCCTGCCAAAGAATGCCACCGAAGTGGAGCAGTTGAAGTCCGTCGGACCTGAAGTGATTGATACCATCTTCCAGATCCGCGTGGCTTTGCATGATAAATTGCAGGAGTTCGAGTCCCGAAACGAACTGAGCAAAGAATGTATCCTGGAAATGCGTGAAGGCTTCCAGTATGCGCGATTCTCTGAAGAGTACCTGTTGGATTGGCTGTATACGAACAAGGTATTCACCTTTAAAAAGACACCGATCATGGTGAATTCAAAGCCGGACACCTGGACAAATCCAAAATTCTCGGGCTTTGAGCTGAAGAGCGGGGACGTTCTTTTGATCCGTGGTAAGTCCTATGTTTCAGCGATGATTGCCCGTATCTCTGATGAAGAAGGCAACTTCTCGCACTTGGCTGTCGTGGGCGAAGACAAGGCGGGGAAAAAATACATCGTTGAAGCATTGATTCAGTACGGGGTGATTGTGACTCCGCTGGAAAAATGGCGTCAGGCTGAAGATGCGCGTGTGGCGTTGTATCGTCAACCGGATGAGGCCCTTGCAAAGAAAGCCGCGCGCTTTATGTACGACCACGCCAAAGGGGCGTTGGATCGCAAAAAAGGCATTCGCTATGACTTTGCCATGGACGACGATGATTATTCATCCTTGTTCTGCTCTGAAGTTATCCGCATGGCTTACGACAAAGCTTCCGGCGGTCAGTTTATCGTTCCAAAATATCGCAGCACCGTTTCCAAGTTTAAGAACACGGACTATCCACGTTCTTTGGGTGTGACCAAAACTTCCTTGTTCTCGCCTTATGACATCGAAGTGGATCCGCGTTTTGACTTCGTTGCTGAATACCGCTTCATGCCTTTGCTTCGTCAGGTGCGTATGCAGGATGCCGTCATGCAAAGTGTTTATGGCTGGATGATTGATAAGGACTATACGTTCCACTGGGCACCTCAGCACAGTGTGAAGGCTTACTTTGCCAAAATGGTTCGTCAGTTTGGTGTGGCGAAGGATACATTGCCTAAGTACATGCCTGTAGACAGCATTAAAACAAACGTGCAGTTTGAAGCGGTAGCGACCCTGCTTGAGAAGAACATCTATGAAAAAGAGAAAGAGTTTTATCAGAAAAAAGGCTATCTGCCGTCCTTCCAGGACATGCTGGCCATCAACGAAGCATATCGTGTGGCTGATTGTAAAAAGCATCAAGAGTACCGTAAGCAGCCGATGACGGTAGATAATAAGCCACTTCCGGATGAATCAAAGTTCCACTGGTTCTTCTATAATAAGAGCAAAAAGTGTGAATAA
- a CDS encoding class I SAM-dependent methyltransferase: MSGNGAMKQEFFQIDENTRKKVIRQDRNDIEPGACFLNIPGRNLEVLNISAFGCAVLVPGAEYADLKAWWDKNPHFEADVLYKNIQTQHVSLRWARSENHSKSVTGEMIVGFEVLGEPLKVDRIKALEVSSEVINAQTEYAMHLAQLPAEFKTFVYEMKDWLEKLKSRIDKLEQESPVDSWKEAQDYRMTIADSVSDYLGQVIPMKYADVPKLVKNFTPEQMKWATDFAREQVGYLVYGAPFANRAYFKPRGYAGDYEMMNHLYRDELVGKTLFDQCMHKYFIDEPAGAAVKNRGQYLFEKITQLFERTPPTAPVKVLSVASGPAMEQQIFLQNAAPYYGRPAEFTCLDQDEESLKHAQRQLHSVERFVKSGFKFKFNNMAIRNVIAAGCPETDYDLIYSAGLFDYFTEPVAQMAAQKMLASVKPGGHVVIGNFSKDNPCVPFMELVLDWHLIYRSEEDLLRIFKGMGSKIWVEKEPLGVNLFVVIQK, encoded by the coding sequence ATGAGCGGCAACGGCGCTATGAAGCAGGAATTTTTCCAGATCGATGAAAACACACGTAAAAAAGTGATTCGTCAGGATCGCAATGATATTGAACCTGGTGCCTGCTTCCTTAATATCCCCGGCCGCAACCTGGAAGTTCTGAATATCTCAGCTTTCGGTTGTGCAGTTTTGGTTCCGGGCGCTGAGTACGCGGACCTGAAAGCCTGGTGGGATAAAAACCCGCACTTTGAAGCCGACGTTCTTTACAAAAATATTCAAACCCAGCACGTTTCCCTGCGCTGGGCACGCTCTGAAAACCACAGCAAGTCCGTGACTGGCGAAATGATCGTGGGCTTCGAGGTTCTGGGCGAACCTTTGAAAGTAGACCGCATCAAAGCTTTGGAAGTGTCTTCTGAAGTTATCAACGCGCAGACTGAATATGCCATGCATCTGGCGCAACTGCCGGCGGAATTCAAAACATTTGTCTATGAAATGAAAGACTGGCTGGAAAAACTGAAATCCCGCATCGACAAGCTGGAACAAGAATCCCCGGTCGACAGCTGGAAAGAAGCTCAAGACTATCGCATGACGATTGCTGATTCTGTGTCTGATTATCTGGGCCAGGTCATCCCGATGAAATACGCGGATGTTCCGAAACTTGTGAAAAACTTCACCCCTGAGCAAATGAAATGGGCCACGGACTTTGCCCGTGAACAAGTGGGTTACTTGGTTTACGGGGCTCCATTTGCCAATCGTGCGTATTTCAAACCACGCGGCTATGCCGGTGACTATGAAATGATGAATCACCTTTATCGCGATGAACTGGTTGGGAAAACTTTGTTTGACCAGTGCATGCACAAATACTTCATTGACGAACCTGCCGGTGCGGCGGTGAAAAACCGTGGTCAGTACCTGTTTGAAAAGATCACCCAGCTGTTTGAGCGTACTCCGCCGACAGCGCCGGTGAAGGTTCTTTCCGTGGCCAGCGGCCCGGCAATGGAACAGCAGATCTTCCTGCAAAATGCGGCCCCTTACTATGGCCGCCCGGCTGAATTCACGTGCCTGGATCAGGATGAAGAATCTTTGAAACACGCACAAAGACAATTGCACTCAGTAGAGCGCTTTGTGAAATCCGGCTTTAAATTCAAATTCAACAATATGGCGATCCGCAACGTGATCGCGGCTGGCTGTCCCGAGACAGATTACGATCTGATCTATTCTGCCGGCCTGTTTGATTACTTCACAGAACCTGTGGCGCAAATGGCAGCACAAAAAATGCTGGCGTCTGTAAAACCAGGCGGCCATGTCGTGATCGGCAACTTCAGCAAGGACAACCCTTGTGTGCCGTTCATGGAACTGGTTCTGGACTGGCATCTGATTTACCGCTCTGAAGAAGACCTGTTGCGTATTTTCAAAGGCATGGGTTCCAAGATCTGGGTGGAAAAAGAGCCTCTGGGTGTGAATCTGTTTGTTGTGATTCAGAAATAG